One genomic region from Rosa rugosa chromosome 1, drRosRugo1.1, whole genome shotgun sequence encodes:
- the LOC133737924 gene encoding uncharacterized protein LOC133737924 — protein sequence MVLGLVGLNLLFLSIPLSFSLSHSLCLIITFTITPFVSHILSFLDFCDSGFISPRKSQAFLGWIAGNSRGGRVHSISVLPMPDTRQALKNAVPNQSDGTVEEAFWRLTINENQDGGGVTQSNLYPDRPGEPDCIYYLRTGLCGYGSNCRFNHPKYASQ from the exons ATGGTGCTTGGACTTGTTGGCCTGAACTTGTTGTTCCTTTCTAttcccctctctttctctctctctcacagtcTTTGTTTGATCATCACATTCACAATCACACCCTTTGTTTCCCATATTCTCTCCTTCCTTGATTTCTGCGATTCCGGTTTCATTTCGCCGAGAAAGTCTCAAGCTTTTCTCGGTTGGATTGCTGGAAACTCAAGGGGAGGGAGGGTGCACTCAATCTCTGTGCTACCGATGCCAGACACTCGGCAGGCTCTGAAGAATGCCGTTCCCAATCAATCCGACGGTACCGTTGAAG AGGCGTTTTGGCGGTTGACAATCAATGAGAATCAAGATGGGGGTGGTGTGACTCAGTCTAACCTATACCCTGATCGACCTGGTGAACCCGATTGCATATATTATTTGAGGACTGGGTTGTGTGGTTATGGCAGTAACTGTCGGTTTAATCACCCTAAATATGCTTCACAG tag